One Oryza glaberrima chromosome 11, OglaRS2, whole genome shotgun sequence genomic region harbors:
- the LOC127755751 gene encoding UPF0481 protein At3g47200-like: MSSRWVAEIERYIRGDAGDGSPRGSMPGHSIYRVPQYIKNMTNPDAYRPQVVSLGPFHHGDPALMPMEKHKCRAVAHLVNRSGRPLDDFVAIVEEIKLQLQDTYENLEDKWYQGTDFVEMMLKDGCFLLEMARAFEQNGRVEDYEPDDPVFSEHGCLYLFGGIKSDVILMENQLPLLLLQKLIGAAYNHDFQLVRIHELE; encoded by the coding sequence ATGAGCTCTCGCTGGGTGGCAGAGATCGAGAGGTACATCCGCggtgacgccggcgacggcagcccGCGAGGATCAATGCCGGGGCACTCCATCTACCGGGTGCCGCAGTACATCAAGAACATGACGAACCCCGACGCCTACCGGCCTCAGGTGGTGTCGCTGGGGCCTTTCCATCACGGTGATCCTGCGTTGATGCCGATGGAGAAGCACAAGTGCCGCGCGGTGGCACACTTGGTCAACAGGAGTGGGAGGCCTCTTGATGATTTCGTCGCTATCGTTGAGGAGATAAAGTTGCAGCTTCAGGATACGTACGAAAATTTAGAGGACAAATGGTACCAAGGTACAGATTTCGTGGAGATGATGCTCAAGGACGGCTGCTTCTTGCTAGAGATGGCGAGGGCGTTTGAGCAAAATGGGAGAGTCGAGGACTATGAACCTGATGACCCTGTCTTCAGCGAGCACGGCTGCTTGTACTTGTTCGGCGGTATAAAATCCGACGTGATCTTGATGGAGAACCAGCtacctcttctccttctccagaaACTTATCGGTGCTGCATATAACCACGATTTTCAGCTGGTACGTATTCATGAGCTCGAGTAA